A single genomic interval of Mycobacterium sp. DL592 harbors:
- a CDS encoding oxygenase MpaB family protein: MTISEPVSHVERAVSAPPLARRPVRRRGPSDDLMGVALLAGAANVIMELARPGVGYGVMESRVESGRADRHPIKRARTTFTYLVVARRGTEEQKKAYRRAVGKSHAQVYSTDDSPVQYSAFDKDLQLWVAACLYKGGVDVYRTFIGEMDDETADRHYWDARTLATTLQVPESMWPADRQAFDRYWQESLDQVHISDAVREYLYPIAVSRIRGVRLPGPIQRSLESVNLLITTGFLPQKFRDEMHFDWNADKQRRFDRLMRVIKFGNDLAPRFIREFPFNVLLRDLDWRMRTGRPLV, translated from the coding sequence GTGACGATCAGCGAACCCGTCAGCCACGTCGAGCGTGCCGTGAGCGCACCGCCGCTTGCCCGGCGCCCAGTCCGGCGTCGTGGCCCCTCCGACGACCTCATGGGCGTTGCACTGTTGGCGGGTGCGGCCAACGTGATCATGGAACTCGCCCGCCCAGGCGTGGGGTACGGCGTGATGGAGAGTCGGGTCGAAAGTGGTCGCGCGGACCGCCACCCGATCAAACGGGCCCGGACCACGTTCACCTATCTCGTCGTGGCCAGGCGCGGCACCGAGGAGCAGAAGAAGGCGTACCGGCGTGCCGTGGGCAAATCGCACGCCCAGGTTTACTCGACCGACGACAGCCCCGTGCAGTACAGCGCGTTCGACAAGGACCTTCAGCTCTGGGTGGCCGCCTGCCTCTACAAGGGCGGTGTCGACGTCTATCGGACATTCATCGGAGAGATGGATGACGAAACCGCCGACCGTCATTACTGGGATGCCAGAACGCTGGCCACCACATTGCAGGTTCCCGAATCCATGTGGCCGGCCGACCGTCAGGCGTTCGACCGGTACTGGCAGGAGTCGCTGGACCAGGTCCACATCAGCGACGCCGTGCGCGAGTACCTGTATCCGATAGCGGTGTCGCGTATCCGGGGTGTGCGGCTGCCGGGCCCGATCCAGCGTTCCCTGGAAAGCGTGAACCTTCTGATCACCACCGGTTTCCTGCCACAGAAGTTCCGCGACGAGATGCACTTCGACTGGAATGCGGACAAGCAGCGTCGGTTCGACCGGCTGATGAGGGTCATCAAGTTCGGCAACGATCTGGCGCCCCGGTTCATTCGGGAGTTCCCGTTCAATGTGCTGCTGCGCGATCTGGATTGGCGGATGCGGACCGGGCGGCCACTGGTCTGA
- a CDS encoding TetR/AcrR family transcriptional regulator produces MTQARPYGGVDAADRLARRRASLLLAGMELLGGDTDPAELTVRGICRQAGVATRYFYESFADKDEFVAAVFDWAVAELAATTQAAVAAAPQAEQNHTGIAHIVHSIEHNPRLGRLLFSAQLSNSTVVRKRQELGPLFAVLSGQHVETTLNRRANDRIKAFAYFVVGGVGQTISAWLAGDIGLSAADLIDQITAMIDEVGHPRLFGD; encoded by the coding sequence ATGACGCAGGCAAGGCCGTACGGCGGCGTGGACGCCGCCGACCGGCTGGCCCGGCGTCGGGCGAGCCTGCTATTGGCCGGGATGGAGCTGCTCGGCGGCGACACCGACCCGGCTGAGCTGACCGTTCGGGGCATCTGCCGCCAGGCCGGGGTGGCCACCCGCTACTTCTACGAAAGCTTCGCCGACAAGGACGAGTTCGTCGCCGCCGTGTTCGACTGGGCGGTCGCCGAGTTGGCCGCGACCACCCAGGCGGCCGTGGCGGCGGCGCCGCAGGCCGAGCAGAACCACACGGGTATCGCCCACATCGTGCACAGCATCGAGCACAACCCGCGCCTGGGCCGGCTGTTGTTCAGCGCCCAGCTGTCCAACTCCACCGTGGTGCGCAAGCGCCAGGAGTTGGGCCCGCTGTTCGCGGTCTTGTCGGGCCAGCATGTGGAGACGACGCTGAACCGCCGGGCCAACGATCGGATCAAGGCGTTCGCCTACTTCGTCGTCGGCGGCGTCGGGCAGACCATCAGCGCCTGGCTGGCCGGTGACATCGGCCTGTCGGCGGCTGACCTCATCGACCAGATCACCGCGATGATCGACGAGGTCGGTCATCCGCGACTGTTCGGAGACTAG
- a CDS encoding VOC family protein gives MIRPNFTNREFELGGINHVALVCADMQRTVDFYTGVLGMPLIKSLDLPNGMGQHFFFDAGHGDCVAFFWFTDAPDGHTGETTPAALPGVGDIVTAVGSMNHIAFHVPTERFDEYRQRLKDKGVRVGPVLNHDNSPSQAARTVHPGVYVRSFYFTDPDGILLEFACWTKEFVEGEATTVPKTAADRRPRMHAAP, from the coding sequence ATGATCAGGCCCAACTTCACCAACCGGGAGTTCGAACTCGGCGGGATCAACCACGTGGCGTTGGTGTGCGCTGATATGCAGCGCACCGTCGATTTCTATACCGGCGTGCTCGGGATGCCGCTGATCAAATCACTCGATCTTCCCAACGGTATGGGCCAGCACTTCTTCTTCGACGCCGGCCACGGTGACTGCGTGGCGTTCTTCTGGTTCACCGACGCACCGGACGGGCACACGGGGGAGACCACACCGGCGGCACTGCCCGGCGTCGGCGATATCGTCACCGCGGTCGGCTCGATGAACCACATCGCCTTTCATGTGCCCACCGAGCGTTTCGACGAGTACCGCCAGCGCCTCAAGGACAAGGGCGTGCGGGTCGGGCCGGTGCTCAACCACGACAACAGCCCGTCGCAGGCGGCACGCACCGTGCATCCCGGGGTGTACGTGCGGTCGTTCTACTTCACCGACCCGGACGGCATCCTGCTTGAGTTCGCTTGCTGGACCAAAGAATTCGTCGAGGGTGAGGCGACGACGGTGCCGAAGACCGCGGCCGACCGCCGGCCGCGGATGCACGCCGCGCCCTAG
- a CDS encoding glycosyltransferase family 39 protein, which yields MTLRWPRFALLGLLAATAALYLWNLPINGYGNTFYAAAAQSGATSWKAWFFGSLDPNNFITVDKPPASLWVTGLSVRLFGMNSWAVLVPQALMGVAAVAVLYATVRRTLDDPTRGAIAGLIAGAVLAVTPAATLMFRYNNPDALMVLLITVAAYFLIRAVQTASWRWLALVGVALGFAFLTKMLAALLVLPAFALAYLLFAPTTPARRALHVAGAVVALVVSGGWWVAVVQLWPAGSRPYIGGSTDNNVLNLALGYNGVDRIVGGGDRAHPADAHPGGWGTHAGLARLFSAEMGYEISWLLPAVIVAIGAGTYLAVRGRLTDIEKAALVMWTAWFVVSAAVFSYMSGMVHPYYTVALAPAIGALIGLAAVWSRPAGAVMALSAAAWSVALLHRAQLGPVWSRWAIGIAAAAGVIALLAALWRWPRLTPVAAVIALLAALGGTAMFSVATAATPHNGSIPNAAHTATVWPTVGQRFEETVMIGAGSAHVDPQLGDLLRATRTTWSAATPGSQAAASLEVATGTAVMAIGGWSNDPVPTLDQFIAAVHAGKISYYILSGRLGSHDPNGTDIARWVASHYPPVKVGGTTVFRLS from the coding sequence GTGACTTTGCGTTGGCCACGCTTCGCGCTGCTGGGCCTGCTGGCCGCGACTGCCGCGCTCTACCTGTGGAACCTGCCGATCAACGGTTACGGCAACACCTTCTACGCAGCGGCCGCACAGTCCGGCGCCACGAGCTGGAAGGCGTGGTTCTTCGGGTCGCTGGATCCCAACAACTTCATCACCGTCGACAAACCGCCGGCCTCACTGTGGGTCACCGGGCTCTCGGTCCGGCTGTTCGGGATGAACAGCTGGGCCGTGTTGGTTCCCCAAGCGTTGATGGGGGTAGCCGCCGTCGCCGTGCTGTACGCGACCGTGCGCCGCACCCTCGATGACCCGACCCGGGGCGCGATTGCCGGCTTGATCGCCGGGGCCGTCCTGGCCGTCACGCCAGCCGCAACCCTGATGTTCCGTTACAACAACCCCGACGCGCTCATGGTGCTGCTGATCACCGTGGCGGCGTACTTCCTGATCCGGGCGGTGCAGACAGCGTCATGGCGGTGGCTGGCGCTCGTCGGGGTGGCGTTGGGTTTCGCGTTCCTGACCAAGATGCTCGCGGCACTGCTGGTGCTGCCCGCCTTCGCGCTGGCCTACCTGCTGTTCGCCCCGACCACACCGGCACGCAGGGCACTGCACGTTGCGGGAGCCGTTGTTGCCCTTGTTGTTTCGGGCGGTTGGTGGGTTGCGGTCGTCCAGCTGTGGCCGGCCGGTTCACGGCCTTACATCGGCGGATCCACCGACAACAACGTGCTCAACCTGGCTTTGGGCTACAACGGGGTCGACCGGATCGTGGGCGGCGGCGATCGCGCCCACCCGGCGGACGCGCATCCCGGCGGCTGGGGCACCCACGCGGGGCTTGCACGGCTGTTCTCCGCGGAGATGGGTTACGAGATCTCATGGCTGCTGCCCGCCGTCATCGTGGCGATCGGCGCCGGGACGTACTTGGCCGTCCGGGGTCGGCTGACCGACATCGAGAAAGCCGCCCTGGTGATGTGGACCGCATGGTTCGTGGTCAGCGCGGCGGTGTTCAGCTATATGAGCGGCATGGTGCACCCGTACTACACCGTCGCGCTCGCGCCTGCCATCGGCGCGCTGATCGGTCTGGCCGCGGTGTGGAGCAGACCGGCCGGTGCCGTAATGGCACTGTCGGCGGCCGCGTGGAGCGTGGCGTTGTTGCACCGCGCCCAACTCGGACCGGTGTGGAGCCGCTGGGCGATCGGGATCGCCGCGGCCGCCGGGGTGATCGCATTGCTGGCCGCCCTGTGGCGATGGCCGCGCCTGACCCCGGTGGCGGCGGTGATCGCCCTGCTGGCCGCCTTGGGAGGGACCGCGATGTTCTCGGTGGCCACCGCGGCGACGCCGCATAACGGGTCGATTCCCAACGCCGCCCACACCGCCACCGTGTGGCCCACCGTGGGGCAGCGGTTCGAGGAGACGGTGATGATCGGCGCGGGTTCGGCCCACGTCGACCCACAACTGGGCGACTTGTTGCGCGCCACCCGGACCACCTGGTCGGCGGCCACGCCGGGCTCGCAGGCGGCAGCTTCCCTGGAGGTCGCCACCGGCACGGCGGTGATGGCGATCGGCGGGTGGAGCAACGACCCTGTCCCCACCCTTGACCAGTTCATTGCGGCGGTGCACGCCGGCAAGATCAGTTACTACATCCTCAGTGGGCGGCTGGGCAGTCACGACCCCAACGGTACCGACATCGCGCGCTGGGTGGCCAGTCACTACCCGCCCGTGAAAGTCGGGGGGACAACGGTGTTCCGGCTGTCGTGA
- a CDS encoding alpha/beta hydrolase, translated as MATPGVVREFVGVTSPTARRAGAGGHPCQGLYHRGVGRKPKVAIIATHYQIDFSEHYLADYIATRGIGFLGWNTRFRGFESSFLLDHALVDIGVGVRWLRDVQGVEIVVLLGNSGGGSLMAAYQSQAVEPNVTPLPGMRPAAGLGELPAADGYVASAAHPGRPEVLTAWMDGAVVDENDPVATDPELDLFDDRNGPPFSADFVARYRAAQVARNHAITDWAETELKRVQAAGFSDRPFTVMRTWADPRMVDPTIEPTKRQPNLCYAGVPVKANRSAHGIAAACTLRNWLGMWSLKTAQTRAEPHLARISCPALVINAEQDTGVFPSDATRIFDALASADKTLVSMDTDHYFTTPGARSEQADTIARWIGKRWH; from the coding sequence ATGGCAACGCCTGGAGTCGTTCGTGAGTTCGTCGGCGTCACCTCACCGACCGCCCGCCGGGCCGGCGCGGGCGGCCACCCGTGCCAGGGTCTGTACCACCGGGGCGTGGGACGCAAGCCGAAAGTGGCGATCATCGCCACCCACTACCAAATCGACTTCTCCGAGCACTACCTCGCCGACTACATCGCCACCCGCGGCATCGGCTTCCTGGGCTGGAACACCCGCTTCCGCGGCTTCGAGAGCAGCTTCCTGCTCGACCACGCGCTGGTCGACATCGGCGTCGGCGTGCGCTGGCTTCGCGACGTCCAGGGTGTGGAAATAGTTGTACTGCTAGGCAATTCGGGCGGCGGCTCGCTGATGGCTGCATACCAGTCCCAAGCCGTCGAACCCAACGTAACGCCACTGCCGGGCATGCGACCGGCGGCCGGGCTGGGTGAGCTTCCCGCGGCCGACGGCTACGTCGCCAGCGCGGCCCATCCGGGACGTCCCGAAGTGCTGACCGCCTGGATGGACGGGGCGGTGGTCGACGAGAACGACCCGGTGGCCACCGATCCCGAGCTTGATCTGTTCGACGACCGCAACGGTCCCCCGTTCTCGGCCGACTTCGTCGCGCGCTACCGCGCCGCGCAGGTGGCCCGCAACCACGCGATCACCGACTGGGCCGAAACCGAACTCAAGCGCGTGCAGGCGGCGGGCTTCTCCGACCGGCCGTTCACCGTGATGCGCACCTGGGCCGACCCCCGAATGGTGGACCCGACCATCGAACCCACCAAACGTCAGCCCAACCTCTGCTACGCCGGGGTGCCGGTCAAGGCCAACCGCTCAGCGCACGGCATCGCCGCGGCGTGCACGCTGCGCAACTGGCTGGGCATGTGGAGCCTCAAGACCGCCCAGACCCGCGCCGAGCCGCACCTGGCCCGCATCAGCTGCCCGGCCCTGGTGATCAACGCCGAGCAGGACACCGGGGTGTTCCCGTCCGACGCCACAAGGATCTTCGACGCGCTCGCGAGCGCCGACAAAACCCTGGTCTCCATGGACACCGACCACTACTTCACCACGCCGGGGGCGCGCAGCGAACAGGCCGATACCATTGCGCGATGGATCGGCAAGCGGTGGCATTGA
- the cysC gene encoding adenylyl-sulfate kinase yields the protein MSITVTRQLLRIATAGSVDDGKSTLIGRLLHDTDSLPLDHLEAVTDDEGVADLAALSDGLRAEREQGITIDVAYRFFSTDTRSYILADTPGHERYTRNMFTGASNAHVAILLVDARAGVLRQTRRHARIAKLVGIKHFVATVNKIDLVEFDQERFAEVERELRQLSARLGGLGLTVIPIAAKHGDNVVHPSQRTPWYAGPTLLEYLEHLELAAPSPESERLRLPIQWVSRPTADQRRRYTGRLSAGTLSVGDAVVSLPAGTRSVVTALDALDDARTTAVAPLSVSVELADDIDIGRGDVLVSGLDNAHLPVLARELDATVCWFTDTPLRAGDRLALKQGTRTVRATVQALHSRLDPETLDELDGPVELAINDIGSITLRTSSVVVADTYLDNRDNGAFILIDEHSNDTVGAGTILEPREVKPGEQTRNDIKWHPSSLDRDHRWSATQQRGATIWFTGLPASGKSTLAVAVERALVESGQVAYLLDGDNIRHGLSDDLGFSAGDRAENIRRVGHLTRLFADAGVVALASLVSPLKSDREIARALNKAAKLPFIEVWVATPLAECEKRDPKGLYKRARSGELKGLTGLGAPYEPPEDADLVVDTTGADIDELVGRVLEVLDRKRQLPT from the coding sequence ATGTCCATCACCGTGACACGGCAGCTGTTACGCATCGCCACCGCCGGATCCGTCGACGACGGTAAGAGCACGCTGATCGGCCGGCTGCTTCACGACACCGACAGTCTGCCGCTCGATCACCTGGAAGCGGTGACCGACGACGAGGGCGTGGCCGACTTGGCCGCCCTCTCCGACGGCTTGCGCGCCGAACGCGAACAAGGCATCACCATCGACGTCGCGTACCGGTTCTTCTCCACGGATACCCGCAGCTACATACTCGCCGACACCCCCGGACACGAACGCTACACACGCAACATGTTCACCGGGGCCTCCAACGCCCACGTGGCAATCCTTCTGGTCGACGCCCGCGCGGGAGTGTTGCGTCAGACTCGCAGACACGCGCGGATCGCCAAACTCGTTGGGATCAAGCACTTCGTGGCAACGGTGAACAAGATCGACCTCGTCGAGTTCGACCAGGAGCGCTTCGCCGAAGTGGAGCGGGAACTGCGTCAGCTGTCGGCGCGGCTGGGTGGTCTGGGCCTGACCGTCATCCCGATTGCGGCCAAGCATGGCGACAACGTCGTCCATCCTTCGCAGCGCACACCGTGGTACGCCGGGCCGACGTTGCTGGAGTACCTCGAACATCTGGAACTCGCGGCGCCGTCGCCGGAGTCGGAGCGGCTGCGCCTGCCCATCCAGTGGGTGTCCCGCCCGACTGCGGATCAGCGTCGTCGTTACACCGGACGGCTTTCTGCCGGAACCCTCAGCGTGGGGGACGCTGTTGTCTCGCTGCCTGCCGGCACCCGCTCGGTGGTGACGGCACTCGACGCGCTCGACGACGCCCGCACGACTGCCGTTGCGCCACTCTCGGTTTCGGTCGAGCTCGCCGACGACATCGACATCGGTCGCGGTGACGTTCTGGTCAGCGGACTCGACAACGCACACCTACCGGTGCTCGCACGTGAACTCGACGCGACCGTGTGCTGGTTCACCGACACGCCGCTGCGCGCGGGCGACCGGTTGGCGCTCAAGCAGGGAACCCGCACGGTCCGCGCCACTGTCCAGGCACTGCACAGCCGCCTCGATCCGGAGACGCTCGACGAACTCGACGGGCCGGTGGAGCTGGCCATCAACGACATCGGCTCGATAACGCTTCGAACCAGCTCGGTCGTCGTGGCTGATACCTACCTGGACAACCGTGACAACGGGGCCTTCATCCTCATCGACGAGCACTCGAACGACACCGTTGGTGCGGGAACGATCCTGGAGCCGCGCGAGGTCAAGCCCGGCGAGCAGACCCGCAACGACATCAAGTGGCACCCGTCCTCCCTGGACCGCGACCACCGTTGGTCCGCAACACAACAGCGCGGCGCCACAATCTGGTTCACCGGGCTCCCCGCCTCCGGAAAATCCACCCTGGCGGTCGCGGTAGAGCGTGCGCTGGTGGAGTCCGGCCAGGTGGCCTATCTCCTCGACGGCGACAACATCCGTCACGGCTTATCTGATGACCTGGGCTTCTCGGCCGGTGACCGCGCGGAGAACATCCGCCGAGTCGGCCACCTGACGCGGCTGTTCGCCGACGCCGGCGTCGTGGCGCTGGCCTCACTGGTGTCGCCGCTGAAATCGGACCGAGAGATCGCCCGCGCGCTGAACAAGGCAGCCAAACTGCCGTTCATCGAAGTATGGGTAGCGACCCCACTGGCCGAATGCGAGAAGCGGGACCCGAAGGGCCTATACAAGCGTGCCCGCTCCGGTGAGCTCAAAGGTCTCACCGGTCTGGGTGCGCCCTACGAGCCACCCGAGGACGCCGACCTGGTCGTGGATACCACCGGAGCCGACATCGACGAGCTGGTGGGGCGCGTGCTCGAAGTACTCGATCGCAAGCGTCAGCTCCCGACCTGA
- the cysD gene encoding sulfate adenylyltransferase subunit CysD — MTSPNPPVDTTHVDELRLLESESVHIIREVVAELERPVLLFSAGKDSIVLLRLAEKAFRPSPLPFPVLHVDTGHNFDEVIEFRDRRVADQGHKLIVASVQESIDTGRVADPGPGASRNRLQTRTLLDALEAGGFDAAFGGARRDEERARAKERILSFRDEFGQWDPRAQRPEPWSLYNGRIRRGEQVRVFPLSNWTELDIWRYIALENLELPSIYFAHEREVFERDGILLAVSEYARPEGSEQSAVEWVRYRTVGDLTITGAVRSTATGIDGVIGEISAATVSERGETRADDRTSAAAMEDRKREGYF; from the coding sequence GTGACATCACCGAATCCACCCGTCGACACCACCCACGTCGACGAACTGCGGCTACTCGAATCCGAGTCGGTCCACATCATCCGCGAGGTGGTCGCCGAACTCGAACGGCCCGTGCTGCTGTTCTCGGCGGGGAAGGACTCGATCGTCCTGCTGCGGCTCGCCGAGAAGGCTTTTCGTCCCTCACCGCTGCCGTTCCCGGTGTTGCACGTCGACACCGGGCACAACTTCGACGAGGTCATCGAGTTCCGCGACCGCAGAGTCGCCGACCAGGGACACAAACTGATCGTCGCCTCGGTGCAGGAATCGATCGACACCGGCCGGGTCGCTGATCCGGGCCCGGGCGCATCGCGTAACCGTCTGCAGACCCGCACCCTGCTCGACGCGCTGGAGGCCGGCGGGTTCGATGCCGCATTCGGCGGTGCGCGGCGCGACGAGGAACGCGCGCGCGCCAAGGAGCGGATCCTCAGCTTTCGCGACGAGTTCGGTCAGTGGGACCCCCGGGCGCAACGGCCCGAGCCGTGGTCGCTGTACAACGGGCGGATCCGGCGGGGTGAACAGGTTCGGGTATTCCCGCTGAGCAACTGGACCGAGCTGGACATCTGGCGCTACATCGCTCTGGAGAACCTCGAGTTGCCGTCCATCTACTTCGCCCACGAACGCGAGGTTTTCGAGCGCGACGGGATTCTGCTGGCGGTCTCGGAGTACGCCCGCCCCGAGGGTTCCGAGCAGTCGGCGGTCGAATGGGTTCGGTACCGCACCGTCGGTGATCTCACCATCACCGGCGCGGTCCGCTCCACCGCCACCGGCATCGACGGCGTCATCGGCGAGATCTCCGCTGCGACGGTATCCGAACGCGGCGAGACCCGCGCGGATGACCGCACCTCGGCGGCAGCCATGGAAGACCGCAAACGCGAAGGCTACTTCTGA
- a CDS encoding class I SAM-dependent methyltransferase — protein MRSDDDTWDITTSVGSTALFVAAARALEAQKPDPLVVDEYAEVFCRAVGGHWSEVLDGTTTASKLASEFGTHFVNFQAARTHFFDSYFQAAVAAGVRQVVILAAGLDSRAYRLDWPEHTVIYELDQPKVLDFKREVLTRRGDRPRAERREIAVDLRTDWPQALKDNGFRPEEPAAFLAEGLMIYLPADTQGTLFAGIDALAAPGSFAAIEEGEPMPDQAFEAAKRAERAAGTDGTFFTLIYNEMIAPAAEWFGAHGWNAQPTPLYDLLAELQRPLPEPGTEAFPMVRTNTLVSAVKN, from the coding sequence GTGCGTAGTGACGATGACACCTGGGACATCACCACCAGCGTCGGGTCGACGGCTCTGTTCGTCGCTGCGGCGCGGGCGCTGGAAGCGCAGAAGCCCGACCCGCTGGTGGTCGACGAGTACGCCGAGGTGTTCTGCCGGGCGGTCGGCGGGCACTGGTCGGAGGTCCTCGACGGGACGACGACAGCCAGCAAGCTCGCCAGCGAGTTCGGCACCCACTTCGTGAACTTCCAGGCGGCTCGGACGCACTTCTTCGACAGCTACTTTCAGGCTGCGGTGGCCGCCGGTGTCCGCCAGGTGGTGATCCTGGCCGCTGGTTTGGATTCGCGCGCTTACCGATTGGACTGGCCGGAGCACACGGTCATCTACGAGCTGGACCAGCCGAAGGTCCTCGACTTCAAGCGGGAGGTGCTGACCCGCCGGGGCGACCGGCCCAGAGCCGAACGCCGCGAGATCGCAGTCGACCTTCGGACGGACTGGCCGCAGGCCCTCAAAGACAACGGCTTTCGGCCCGAGGAGCCCGCGGCGTTCCTGGCCGAGGGACTGATGATCTATCTGCCCGCGGACACCCAGGGCACGCTGTTCGCCGGCATCGACGCGCTGGCCGCCCCGGGCAGCTTCGCGGCAATCGAAGAGGGTGAGCCCATGCCGGATCAGGCATTCGAGGCCGCCAAACGTGCCGAGCGGGCCGCCGGTACCGACGGCACCTTCTTCACCCTGATCTACAACGAGATGATCGCACCGGCCGCCGAGTGGTTCGGCGCCCACGGATGGAACGCCCAACCGACACCGCTGTACGACCTGCTGGCCGAGCTGCAGCGCCCGCTCCCCGAACCCGGCACGGAAGCCTTCCCGATGGTGCGAACCAATACGTTGGTCAGCGCCGTCAAGAACTGA
- a CDS encoding S9 family peptidase produces the protein MTSNVDLPIPVPVPDVPGADAGRGGLPARSDLTLLQRTVVDTSAIADLALRTAISSLVGATLLPTITTGLLRGSQAKRERDNLGFYAELGSHHDPALSFPAPTASPAVTSRPANAIAEYIAHGNVHNISFESSFEPVNPAMRPQWKKLERNNTVWAQHWRHGDGPRPTLCVIHGFMGSAYLFNGLFFSLPWFYRTGYDVLLYTMPFHGRRAEKGSPFSGYGIFAQGMAGFAETMAQAVHDFRSVLDWLGDTGVDRIALTGMSLGGYTSALIASVDDRLEAVIPNVPVVTPESAFDQWWPTSKLVALGRNLGGMSREESVAASAYHCPLNYQPLVAKERRLIITGLGDRLAPPEQAEALWEHWDRCALHWFPGNHILHVSQPEYLRRTNRFLRPLMWDEPDVRVSS, from the coding sequence ATGACGTCGAATGTCGACTTGCCCATTCCCGTGCCGGTGCCGGATGTGCCAGGTGCCGACGCCGGACGCGGCGGACTGCCGGCCCGCTCGGACCTGACCCTGCTGCAGCGCACCGTGGTCGACACCTCCGCGATCGCCGACCTCGCTCTGCGCACCGCGATCTCGTCGCTGGTCGGCGCCACGCTGCTGCCGACGATCACCACGGGCCTTCTGCGCGGGTCGCAGGCCAAGCGTGAGCGCGACAACCTCGGGTTCTACGCCGAATTGGGCAGCCACCACGACCCTGCGCTGTCGTTTCCTGCGCCCACCGCCTCGCCGGCGGTGACCAGCCGGCCCGCCAACGCCATCGCCGAATACATCGCGCACGGCAACGTCCACAACATCTCGTTCGAGAGCAGCTTCGAACCCGTCAACCCTGCGATGCGGCCGCAGTGGAAGAAGTTGGAGCGCAACAACACCGTGTGGGCCCAGCATTGGCGCCACGGTGACGGCCCCCGGCCCACGCTGTGCGTCATTCACGGATTCATGGGGTCGGCGTACCTGTTCAACGGACTGTTCTTCTCGCTGCCGTGGTTCTACCGCACCGGCTACGACGTTCTGCTCTACACCATGCCTTTTCATGGCCGGCGCGCCGAAAAGGGTTCCCCTTTCAGTGGTTACGGGATTTTTGCGCAGGGCATGGCGGGATTCGCCGAGACGATGGCGCAGGCGGTCCATGACTTCCGGTCGGTGTTGGACTGGTTGGGTGACACCGGTGTCGACCGCATCGCGCTGACCGGCATGTCACTGGGCGGCTACACCTCGGCACTGATCGCCTCGGTCGATGACCGCCTGGAGGCGGTGATCCCGAACGTTCCGGTGGTCACCCCGGAATCCGCGTTCGACCAGTGGTGGCCGACCAGCAAGCTGGTGGCACTGGGCCGCAACCTCGGCGGCATGAGCCGCGAGGAGTCGGTGGCCGCCTCGGCCTACCACTGCCCCCTGAACTACCAACCGCTGGTGGCCAAGGAGCGGCGGCTGATCATCACGGGGCTGGGCGATCGGCTGGCCCCGCCCGAGCAGGCCGAGGCACTGTGGGAACACTGGGATCGTTGTGCGCTGCATTGGTTTCCCGGTAATCACATCCTGCACGTCAGCCAGCCGGAGTACCTGCGGCGCACCAACCGGTTCCTGCGGCCACTGATGTGGGACGAGCCCGACGTTCGGGTCAGTTCTTGA